From Actinomycetota bacterium, one genomic window encodes:
- a CDS encoding N-acetylglutaminylglutamine amidotransferase, producing MCGFAGEFRTDGRRPDVTTVERMAGPLAARGPDGSGIFAQGAVAMSHRRLSIIDLSEHGAQPMVDPHLGLTIVFNGCIYNYPELREELRDAGHRFFSTSDTEVLLRAYAEWGDGCVHHLNGMFAFAIHERDTGRLVLGRDRLGIKPLYLAETAGRIRFASTLPALVTGGELDTSIDAVALHHYLTFHSVVPAPRTVLNGVRKLPPATLLTIEADGARDQTTYWKPDFTRDPDRSDWSERDWEDAVLETLRRSVERRLVADVPVGVLLSGGLDSSLVVGLLSEAGQHGLETFSIGFEAVGGREGDEFKYSDVIADTFGTHHNRIRIGNERLLPALPQAIAAMSEPMVSHDVVAFHLLSYEVSRHLKVVQSGQGADEVFGGYHWYPPMVDADGSGVDTYARAFFDRGHDELRRLVRPDYHTDQDDSRRFVEEHFARPGAETPVDRALRLDTTVMLVDDPVKRVDNMTMAYGLEARVPFLDHEVVELAARCPPALKLAHEGKGVLKEAARKVIPSDVIDRPKGYFPVPALTHLEGEVLQLLRDALNAPEAHERGLYHRGVVDTWLADPNAELTPLRGNKLWQIGLLELWLQTHDIRP from the coding sequence GTGTGTGGTTTCGCCGGCGAGTTCCGCACCGATGGACGCCGACCCGACGTCACCACGGTCGAGCGCATGGCCGGGCCGTTGGCCGCTCGTGGTCCGGACGGCTCGGGGATCTTCGCGCAGGGAGCGGTAGCCATGAGCCACCGCCGGCTCAGCATCATCGACCTGTCGGAGCACGGTGCCCAGCCCATGGTCGATCCGCACCTCGGGCTCACGATCGTGTTCAACGGGTGCATCTACAACTACCCCGAGCTGCGCGAGGAACTGCGTGACGCCGGGCACCGCTTCTTCTCCACCTCCGACACCGAGGTGCTCCTGAGGGCCTACGCGGAGTGGGGCGACGGGTGCGTCCACCACCTCAACGGCATGTTCGCCTTCGCGATCCACGAGCGCGACACGGGCCGGCTCGTCCTGGGTCGTGACCGGCTCGGAATCAAGCCCCTCTACCTCGCCGAGACCGCAGGACGCATCCGTTTCGCGTCGACCCTCCCGGCTCTGGTGACCGGCGGCGAGCTCGACACGAGCATCGATGCGGTGGCGCTGCACCACTACCTCACGTTCCACTCGGTCGTCCCCGCGCCCCGCACCGTCCTCAACGGGGTCCGCAAGCTGCCACCGGCCACGCTGCTGACGATCGAGGCGGACGGTGCCCGGGACCAGACCACCTACTGGAAGCCCGACTTCACCCGTGATCCCGACCGGTCCGACTGGAGCGAACGGGATTGGGAGGACGCGGTGCTCGAGACGCTCCGGCGCAGCGTCGAGCGTCGCCTGGTCGCCGATGTGCCGGTCGGCGTGCTGCTGTCCGGGGGGCTCGACTCCAGCCTCGTCGTCGGGCTGCTCTCCGAGGCGGGCCAGCACGGCCTCGAGACCTTCTCGATCGGGTTCGAGGCCGTCGGGGGGCGCGAGGGCGACGAGTTCAAGTACTCCGACGTCATCGCGGACACGTTCGGAACCCACCACAACCGCATCCGCATCGGCAACGAGCGGCTGCTGCCGGCACTGCCGCAGGCGATCGCAGCGATGAGCGAGCCGATGGTGAGCCACGACGTGGTCGCGTTCCACCTCCTCAGCTACGAGGTGAGCCGCCACCTGAAGGTGGTCCAGTCGGGACAGGGAGCCGACGAGGTCTTCGGCGGCTACCACTGGTACCCGCCGATGGTCGATGCCGACGGGTCGGGCGTCGACACGTACGCGCGCGCGTTCTTCGATCGTGGCCACGACGAGCTGCGTCGGCTCGTACGGCCCGACTACCACACGGATCAGGACGACAGCCGTCGGTTCGTCGAGGAGCACTTCGCCCGCCCCGGCGCGGAAACGCCGGTCGACCGCGCCCTGCGTCTCGACACGACCGTGATGCTGGTCGACGATCCCGTCAAGCGCGTCGACAACATGACGATGGCGTACGGCCTCGAAGCCCGGGTCCCGTTCCTCGACCACGAGGTCGTCGAGCTCGCGGCACGCTGCCCACCCGCACTGAAGCTCGCCCACGAGGGCAAGGGTGTGCTCAAGGAGGCCGCGCGCAAGGTCATCCCGAGCGATGTCATCGACCGACCCAAGGGCTACTTCCCCGTGCCCGCCCTGACCCACCTCGAAGGTGAGGTCCTGCAGCTCCTACGGGATGCCCTCAACGCGCCCGAGGCGCACGAGCGCGGGTTGTACCACCGCGGCGTGGTCGACACGTGGCTGGCTGACCCGAACGCCGAGCTGACACCACTGCGGGGGAACAAGCTGTGGCAGATCGGCCTGCTGGAGCTGTGGCTCCAGACGCACGACATCCGACCCTGA
- the ngg gene encoding N-acetylglutaminylglutamine synthetase, with protein MWHEHALSTRAWDTPPTRLTEGIETNVTLECGWGRLLFGQTFDDHAELAAALREEEPGRRDVCLYVREPQVLTAFAPQELFIDPSVTFRLWMHHYRSTADPIRGVLIRKLRNREDAEAVNRVYTRCGMVTAPSDLMWENQLTKTFTYLVAEDADTGQVIGTVTGVDHHRAFNDPERGTSLWCLAVDPQADRPGVGQALVRALAERYKAREAAYLDLSVMHDNEPAIKLYEKLGFVRVPVFCVKRKNPINERLFAGSSDDVDALNPYARIIADEAMRRGIAVDVVDAEGGYLKLSHGGREVVTRESLSELTTAVAMSRCDDKRVTRRLLQGAGLRVAQGREATFDTEDEAFLAHVGRVVVKPARGEQGDGVTVGVTTPEELHAAVRKAAESCPDVLIEEHVSGDDLRIVVIGHEVVAAAVRRPASVRGDGRHTIEELIASQSRRRAAATDGESQIPVDETTLTNIAKAGYQLTDVLPRDEVLRVRGTANLHTGGTIHDVTADLHPSLEAVAIEASRALDIPVVGLDLMVPAVDGEEYAIIEANERPGLANHEPQPTAERFIDLLFPSTRALPRGWEPDAAEGNPATHHP; from the coding sequence CTGTGGCACGAGCACGCCCTCTCAACGCGTGCGTGGGACACCCCGCCTACCCGTCTCACCGAGGGCATCGAGACCAACGTGACCCTCGAGTGCGGCTGGGGTCGACTCCTGTTCGGTCAGACCTTCGATGACCACGCCGAGCTGGCCGCGGCGCTCCGCGAGGAGGAGCCGGGTCGACGGGACGTCTGCCTCTACGTGCGTGAGCCTCAGGTGCTGACCGCGTTCGCTCCTCAGGAGCTGTTCATCGACCCGTCGGTGACGTTCCGGCTCTGGATGCACCACTACCGCTCGACGGCGGACCCGATCCGCGGTGTGCTCATCCGCAAGCTGCGCAACCGCGAGGACGCCGAGGCGGTGAACCGGGTCTACACCCGTTGCGGGATGGTGACCGCCCCGTCCGACCTGATGTGGGAGAACCAGCTGACCAAGACCTTCACCTACCTCGTCGCGGAGGACGCCGACACGGGTCAGGTGATCGGCACCGTCACCGGCGTCGATCACCACCGCGCGTTCAACGACCCCGAGCGGGGGACGAGTCTGTGGTGCCTCGCGGTCGACCCGCAGGCCGATCGCCCCGGGGTCGGACAGGCGCTCGTGCGTGCGCTGGCCGAGCGCTACAAGGCCCGTGAGGCCGCGTACCTCGACCTGTCGGTGATGCACGACAACGAGCCCGCGATCAAGCTGTACGAGAAGCTGGGCTTCGTGCGCGTGCCCGTCTTCTGTGTCAAGCGCAAGAACCCGATCAACGAGCGGCTGTTCGCCGGCAGCAGCGACGACGTCGACGCGCTGAATCCCTACGCCCGGATCATCGCCGATGAAGCGATGCGGCGGGGGATCGCTGTGGACGTGGTGGATGCGGAGGGCGGCTACCTCAAGCTGTCGCACGGCGGCCGCGAGGTCGTCACCCGCGAGTCGCTGTCGGAGCTGACGACCGCCGTCGCCATGAGCCGGTGCGACGACAAGCGCGTGACCCGCCGTCTGCTCCAGGGCGCCGGCCTGCGCGTGGCGCAAGGGCGTGAGGCGACCTTCGACACCGAGGACGAGGCGTTCCTCGCCCACGTGGGGCGGGTCGTGGTCAAGCCGGCGCGGGGCGAGCAGGGCGACGGCGTCACGGTCGGCGTGACGACACCGGAGGAGCTGCACGCGGCGGTCCGCAAGGCGGCGGAGTCGTGCCCCGACGTGCTCATCGAGGAGCACGTCTCGGGCGACGATCTCCGCATCGTCGTGATCGGGCACGAGGTGGTCGCGGCCGCGGTGCGACGCCCCGCCTCGGTCCGCGGCGACGGCCGCCACACGATCGAGGAGCTGATCGCCAGCCAGAGCCGCCGCCGCGCGGCCGCCACGGACGGCGAGTCACAGATCCCGGTCGACGAGACCACCCTGACCAACATCGCCAAGGCCGGGTACCAGCTCACCGACGTGTTGCCCCGCGACGAGGTGCTCCGCGTCCGGGGCACGGCGAACCTGCACACCGGGGGGACCATCCACGACGTCACGGCCGACCTGCACCCGTCCCTCGAGGCGGTGGCGATCGAGGCCAGCCGCGCGCTCGACATCCCCGTCGTCGGACTCGACCTGATGGTCCCGGCGGTCGACGGCGAGGAGTACGCGATCATCGAGGCCAACGAGCGCCCCGGCCTCGCCAACCACGAGCCCCAGCCGACCGCGGAGCGGTTCATCGACCTGCTGTTCCCCTCGACGCGCGCGCTGCCGCGTGGTTGGGAGCCCGACGCCGCCGAGGGCAACCCGGCCACCCATCATCCCTAG
- the glpD gene encoding glycerol-3-phosphate dehydrogenase, with amino-acid sequence MEHASASGQGERPQYAARVETSPEGNGPVSDAALNPDQRARDLQRMREEVFDLVVIGGGVTGAGIAVDAATRGLEVALLEQRDWAAGTSSRSSKLIHGGLRYLEQLNFGLVREALVERGLLLDRLAPHLVKPVSFLYPLRRHVWERAYVGAGLALYDSMGGAGDLPRHQHLTKRKALRLAPALRSDSLTGAVRYWDGQVDDARFVVALARTAARHGAALATSARVYGLLREGERVVGVRTRDLEHGDEIAVRGRMVVNATGVWANEVQQMIGRGRIRVRPSKGVHIVVPRDRIQADAGLILRTDRSVLFVIPWPAAPNLRHWLIGTTDTDWNLDLSHPAASRVDIEYLLTEVNKVLRTPLTPADVEGVYAGLRPLLFGEDEATSTLSREHAVAPTVAGMITVAGGKYTTYRVMAEDAVAAAVRGMDRRVPRSVTAETPLLGADGYHALWNQRRQLAAESGLHVARVEHLLHRFGSAITDLLDLIADRPELGEPLHGADDYLAAEVVYAASHEGALHLDDVLTRRTRISIEEWDRGAGAADHVANLMAQVLGWDSVTLKREIEHYEARVEAELGSQQMPDDHTADAARLGAPDVRMGARGHHDAPA; translated from the coding sequence ATGGAGCACGCGAGCGCGTCGGGTCAAGGTGAGCGGCCCCAGTACGCTGCGCGGGTCGAGACGTCTCCGGAGGGAAACGGGCCCGTGTCCGACGCTGCGCTGAACCCAGACCAGCGCGCGCGTGACCTCCAGCGGATGCGCGAGGAGGTCTTCGACCTGGTCGTCATCGGCGGCGGGGTCACGGGCGCCGGGATCGCCGTCGACGCCGCGACCCGGGGGCTCGAGGTGGCCCTGCTGGAGCAGCGCGACTGGGCGGCGGGGACATCGAGCCGTTCCAGCAAGCTGATCCACGGCGGCCTGCGCTACCTGGAGCAGCTCAACTTCGGCCTCGTCCGTGAGGCACTCGTCGAGCGCGGCCTGCTGCTGGATCGGCTGGCGCCGCACCTGGTCAAGCCGGTGTCGTTCCTCTACCCCCTGCGCCGCCACGTCTGGGAGCGCGCCTACGTCGGAGCCGGCCTGGCCCTCTACGACTCGATGGGCGGAGCCGGTGACCTCCCACGCCACCAGCACCTGACGAAGCGCAAGGCCCTGCGCCTCGCTCCGGCACTGCGCAGCGACTCGCTGACCGGCGCGGTGCGGTACTGGGACGGCCAGGTCGACGACGCCCGGTTCGTCGTCGCCCTCGCCCGGACGGCCGCTCGTCACGGCGCCGCACTGGCCACCAGCGCACGGGTCTACGGGCTGCTCCGTGAGGGCGAACGCGTCGTGGGGGTCCGCACGCGCGACCTCGAGCACGGTGACGAGATCGCCGTGCGCGGCCGGATGGTGGTGAACGCCACCGGCGTGTGGGCCAACGAGGTGCAACAGATGATCGGCCGCGGCCGCATCCGGGTGCGGCCGTCCAAGGGCGTGCACATCGTCGTGCCGCGCGACCGCATCCAGGCCGACGCGGGTCTCATCCTGCGGACCGATCGCAGCGTGCTCTTCGTCATCCCCTGGCCCGCGGCCCCGAACCTGCGCCACTGGCTGATCGGGACGACGGACACGGACTGGAACCTCGATCTGTCGCACCCGGCCGCGAGCCGGGTCGACATCGAGTACCTGCTCACCGAGGTGAACAAGGTTCTGCGCACACCCCTGACGCCGGCCGACGTCGAGGGGGTGTACGCGGGACTGAGGCCGCTGCTCTTCGGTGAGGACGAGGCGACCAGCACGCTGTCACGCGAGCACGCCGTCGCCCCGACCGTTGCCGGCATGATCACCGTCGCGGGAGGCAAGTACACGACCTACCGGGTCATGGCGGAGGACGCGGTCGCAGCCGCCGTGCGGGGTATGGATCGCCGCGTCCCACGTTCGGTGACCGCCGAGACTCCGCTGTTGGGTGCCGACGGCTACCACGCGCTGTGGAACCAGCGTCGGCAGCTCGCCGCGGAGTCCGGGCTGCACGTCGCACGCGTCGAGCACCTGCTGCATCGGTTCGGGTCGGCGATCACCGATCTGCTCGATCTGATCGCCGATCGCCCCGAACTCGGCGAGCCTCTGCACGGCGCCGACGACTACCTCGCGGCGGAGGTGGTCTACGCCGCGTCCCACGAGGGCGCGCTGCACCTCGACGACGTGCTCACCCGCCGCACCCGCATCTCGATCGAGGAGTGGGACCGGGGCGCGGGGGCCGCCGACCACGTGGCCAACCTCATGGCCCAGGTCCTGGGGTGGGACAGCGTCACCCTCAAGCGCGAGATCGAACACTACGAGGCCAGGGTCGAGGCCGAGCTCGGCTCGCAGCAGATGCCCGACGACCACACCGCCGACGCGGCCCGGCTCGGTGCGCCCGACGTCCGCATGGGTGCGCGCGGGCACCACGACGCGCCGGCGTGA